A genomic stretch from Methanobacterium sp. includes:
- a CDS encoding DUF2254 domain-containing protein yields the protein MNDLNIFFEKTYKPKGIFLISIIVLILVFLLFSTNLDPLNLYSTILQSLAALLAIITAFTLIAVQLSSQTYSPRILKMFISLKNKTFWRLITLYLFSMFYCLILLIIQPKDAILELKDIIFVNIGFLLAFWCYMAIPYYIVATIDRLKPEEVIKDLNTEINPSLIKKISEYGNNKFIPQNFTDIDHIPPEDDPLIPLIDIIIGAIKEGHMHTAENGLRDLGNSFYKLINEGVITENNGKYTYKYLLEHLERVKVTAIKNNDSKTVRLLIQIIDKIGSSISKKVPECHTFSLEFLGEISSDIIGIGFENEALYLIKIYESLIIKYLNKINVKDRAPWHLYIYMVITDLNSIWISSTEKNEINIKKTLEFTLTNIFEKMIKTKFIEPLDNEIFFIMDFGIQSLEINPNMLDIIFKKLKYIYILLFTNYILKYDSDNNLAHSNALIINIVESLKNIGQESLDKNKQDLQIGPYIPIEEIIVLKNSIITKVIIILKDIALSYLNEDIYTKTAVKYHGKYQEIIMRIINYISVFSFELIDKKSNSVSDAMELLYSFIEPLSSNNKLKKLEIASEILETFNEMCFRLINNKSINKISECAEYLKKISQWADKHQMPIIKMNAIRYLGIIGLNLVKSEIFINDLRKVIIHLEEITFENIGNNSTKCVELSLNLLKKIGNEMVKEKVNKSELRSFHEFYITIQQELKKAKMHQLLEDYRKWVELLNKKLDDNEFYG from the coding sequence TTGAATGATTTAAACATCTTTTTTGAAAAGACATATAAACCTAAAGGAATCTTTTTAATATCAATCATTGTTCTTATTTTAGTATTTTTATTATTTTCTACGAATTTAGACCCATTAAATCTTTATAGTACTATTTTACAAAGTTTAGCTGCATTATTAGCCATTATAACAGCATTTACCCTAATTGCAGTGCAATTATCTTCCCAAACTTATAGTCCTCGAATCTTAAAAATGTTTATAAGCCTTAAAAATAAAACATTTTGGAGATTAATAACCCTATACCTTTTTTCAATGTTTTATTGCTTAATACTATTAATTATTCAGCCAAAAGATGCTATTTTAGAATTAAAAGATATAATTTTTGTTAATATTGGATTTTTATTAGCTTTTTGGTGTTATATGGCAATTCCTTATTATATTGTCGCTACAATTGATAGACTCAAACCAGAAGAAGTAATTAAGGATTTAAATACTGAAATTAATCCCTCTTTAATTAAAAAAATTTCAGAATATGGGAATAACAAATTTATTCCACAAAATTTCACCGATATTGATCATATACCTCCAGAAGATGACCCGCTTATTCCTTTAATCGATATTATAATCGGAGCTATCAAAGAAGGGCATATGCACACCGCTGAAAATGGTTTAAGAGATTTAGGCAATTCTTTTTACAAATTAATTAATGAAGGCGTGATAACTGAAAATAACGGCAAATATACTTATAAATATTTATTAGAGCATTTAGAGAGAGTTAAGGTAACAGCCATAAAAAATAATGATTCTAAAACTGTTAGATTATTAATTCAAATAATTGACAAAATCGGATCTTCTATTTCTAAAAAAGTTCCGGAATGCCACACTTTTTCATTGGAATTTTTAGGAGAAATATCATCAGATATCATTGGAATAGGATTTGAAAATGAAGCCTTATACTTGATAAAGATATACGAGTCCTTAATAATTAAATATTTAAATAAAATAAATGTAAAAGACCGTGCACCCTGGCATTTATACATTTACATGGTAATAACCGATTTAAACAGCATATGGATTAGCTCTACAGAAAAAAACGAAATCAATATTAAAAAAACGTTAGAATTTACTTTAACTAATATTTTTGAAAAAATGATTAAAACTAAATTTATTGAACCTCTTGATAATGAAATATTCTTTATTATGGATTTTGGGATTCAATCTTTAGAAATAAACCCAAATATGCTTGATATTATTTTTAAAAAATTAAAATACATTTATATCCTCCTATTTACTAATTATATTTTAAAATATGACTCTGATAACAATTTAGCACATTCTAATGCTTTAATAATTAATATTGTAGAATCTTTGAAAAATATAGGTCAAGAATCTTTAGATAAGAATAAACAAGACCTTCAAATTGGCCCTTATATCCCTATTGAAGAGATAATTGTCTTAAAAAATTCCATTATAACAAAAGTAATTATTATTTTAAAAGATATTGCATTATCATACTTAAATGAAGACATTTATACAAAAACTGCCGTAAAATACCATGGAAAATATCAAGAGATTATAATGAGAATTATAAATTATATTAGCGTGTTTTCCTTTGAATTAATAGATAAAAAATCCAATTCTGTCAGTGATGCCATGGAATTACTATATTCTTTTATTGAACCTTTATCATCAAATAATAAATTAAAAAAACTAGAAATTGCATCAGAAATACTTGAAACGTTTAACGAAATGTGTTTTAGACTAATAAACAATAAATCAATAAATAAAATTTCTGAATGTGCAGAATACCTTAAAAAAATTAGCCAATGGGCAGATAAACACCAAATGCCCATTATAAAAATGAATGCGATAAGATATTTAGGAATTATAGGTTTAAACTTAGTTAAATCAGAAATATTTATTAATGATTTAAGAAAAGTTATCATACATTTAGAAGAAATAACATTCGAAAATATAGGGAATAACTCTACCAAATGCGTTGAACTTTCTTTAAACCTACTAAAAAAAATAGGCAATGAAATGGTTAAAGAAAAAGTTAATAAATCAGAACTCAGGAGTTTTCATGAATTTTACATTACAATTCAACAAGAACTTAAGAAAGCTAAAATGCATCAACTCTTGGAAGACTACAGGAAATGGGTAGAATTACTTAATAAAAAATTAGATGACAATGAGTTTTATGGATAA
- a CDS encoding DUF296 domain-containing protein, which yields MIIFRLKPKKDLKQGIIDILNEKQIKSGIIICIVGSLNSATLRMADSTIKTFKGPFEIVSSQGTVSENGIHIHIAVSDTEGHTVGGHLRKGCIINTTAEICMLKSDLHLKRVFDPDTGYKELVVED from the coding sequence ATGATAATCTTTAGATTAAAACCTAAAAAAGACCTTAAACAGGGAATTATTGATATATTAAATGAAAAACAGATTAAATCCGGGATAATAATCTGTATTGTAGGTAGTTTAAATTCAGCCACCCTAAGAATGGCTGACAGCACTATAAAGACATTCAAAGGGCCTTTTGAAATTGTATCCTCCCAAGGAACAGTATCTGAAAACGGAATTCACATCCACATCGCTGTTTCAGATACAGAAGGCCATACAGTTGGTGGACATTTACGTAAAGGATGCATAATTAACACTACTGCAGAAATATGCATGTTAAAGTCTGATTTACATTTAAAAAGAGTTTTTGATCCAGATACTGGTTACAAAGAGCTTGTAGTTGAAGATTAA
- a CDS encoding DNA polymerase subunit beta produces MRARTRDFIYTKDDLFFATTSYLHPEGKILAFLRYIPDQNGERSKNGKRYSKVDSNQAYDFLSSKYTEYLFDLDKKDLKMMGVPFNKVEKILKPEERLKEIMEDFNNNELFKKAVKLADIFHNHADIPYSKMGVSGSILPGLYDQNVSDIDFVIYGLKNHKKAMDTFGEIKDKSDLKSISDEYWVRLYQKRIKDSSLSYEEFQWYEQRKNNRGVIDGVLFDILATRDWDEIKGKYGEEEFEHLGQALIECTVSDAIGAFDNPAVYKIEDLNILEGLKVPITEIASFTHTYSGQAKDNEEIIAKGRLEKVIGPDTRYRLVVGTTRESIDEYIKLTKFSILSR; encoded by the coding sequence ATGAGAGCAAGAACAAGAGATTTCATATATACAAAGGATGATTTATTCTTCGCTACAACATCTTATCTACATCCAGAAGGCAAAATTCTGGCTTTTTTAAGGTATATACCTGATCAAAATGGTGAACGGTCTAAAAATGGTAAAAGATACTCTAAAGTTGATTCTAACCAGGCTTATGATTTTTTAAGTAGTAAATATACTGAATATCTTTTTGATCTTGATAAAAAAGATCTCAAAATGATGGGTGTACCCTTTAATAAGGTCGAAAAAATATTAAAACCTGAAGAACGTCTTAAAGAGATTATGGAAGATTTTAATAACAATGAATTATTTAAAAAAGCTGTAAAATTAGCAGATATTTTCCATAATCATGCAGATATTCCTTATTCCAAGATGGGAGTTTCTGGCTCAATTTTACCAGGATTATATGATCAAAACGTTTCTGATATCGATTTCGTGATTTATGGGCTTAAAAATCACAAGAAAGCAATGGATACATTTGGAGAAATTAAAGATAAAAGTGATTTAAAAAGTATAAGTGATGAATATTGGGTGAGATTATACCAAAAGCGAATAAAAGATTCATCTTTAAGCTATGAAGAATTCCAATGGTATGAACAACGTAAAAATAACCGTGGAGTAATTGATGGGGTTCTTTTTGATATTCTTGCAACGCGTGATTGGGATGAAATTAAGGGAAAATATGGAGAAGAGGAATTTGAGCATTTAGGCCAGGCATTAATTGAATGCACGGTATCTGATGCAATAGGGGCATTTGACAACCCTGCAGTTTATAAAATAGAAGATCTTAATATTTTAGAAGGTTTAAAAGTTCCAATAACGGAAATTGCATCATTTACACATACTTACTCTGGACAGGCAAAAGATAACGAAGAAATAATTGCAAAAGGTAGATTAGAAAAAGTTATTGGTCCAGATACGAGATACAGACTTGTTGTGGGAACAACAAGGGAATCTATTGATGAATATATCAAACTGACAAAATTTTCAATTTTGTCTCGTTAA
- a CDS encoding homoserine dehydrogenase, with product MKNIYNIGLIGFGTIGAGVVETFNRNLDLMEQKVGTKIRLKKVVDLDIKTDRGVEVDKNILSTDVNDILDDPEIDIVIELIGGYEPAKSFILKAMENKKHVVTANKALLAKHWEEILETANKNHVRICFEASVGGGIPLLGPLNESLGANNIQSIYGIINGTANYILTKMTDEGLDFEYVLREAQEKGYAEQDPTFDIEGHDTAQKLIILTILGFGIYVKQDKFHVEGISKIKQEDIEFIKNEMGYSIKLLAISKIEGEKLEVRVHPTLISQDHLLASVNDVFNGVYLVGDIVGPVMMYGQGAGMMPTASAVVGDCLDIMGNTERKNIYGPNNTEVKKIKDIEDINSKYYLRLNVIDKPGVLHTISGILSNYDISIESVSQKKKDEGQEVPIFMVTHEALEKNIRKSLKEIANLDFVKKDTLFIRVL from the coding sequence ATGAAAAATATTTACAATATCGGGCTTATAGGCTTTGGAACAATAGGCGCAGGGGTTGTAGAGACCTTTAATCGAAATTTAGATCTCATGGAACAGAAAGTAGGAACTAAAATTAGGCTTAAAAAAGTTGTTGATCTGGATATTAAAACAGATAGGGGTGTTGAAGTAGATAAAAACATTTTATCAACAGATGTTAATGATATTCTCGATGATCCAGAAATTGATATAGTAATAGAGCTTATTGGAGGTTATGAACCTGCTAAAAGTTTTATTTTAAAGGCTATGGAAAATAAAAAGCATGTAGTAACTGCTAATAAAGCGTTACTTGCTAAACACTGGGAAGAAATCCTGGAAACTGCAAACAAAAACCATGTGAGAATCTGTTTTGAAGCAAGTGTAGGTGGAGGAATTCCGTTACTGGGACCATTAAACGAAAGTTTAGGTGCTAACAACATTCAGTCAATTTATGGGATAATCAATGGAACTGCAAACTATATTTTGACTAAAATGACTGATGAAGGCCTTGATTTTGAATATGTATTGCGTGAAGCTCAAGAGAAAGGTTATGCAGAACAAGACCCAACATTTGACATTGAAGGTCATGATACGGCTCAAAAACTCATTATACTCACTATTTTAGGCTTTGGAATTTATGTAAAACAGGATAAATTCCATGTTGAAGGAATAAGCAAAATTAAACAGGAAGATATTGAATTTATCAAAAATGAGATGGGTTATTCTATAAAATTACTTGCAATTTCAAAAATTGAAGGTGAAAAACTTGAAGTAAGGGTTCATCCGACTTTAATATCTCAAGACCATCTCCTTGCATCTGTTAACGATGTATTCAATGGAGTTTACCTTGTAGGAGATATTGTAGGTCCTGTAATGATGTATGGACAAGGTGCAGGTATGATGCCAACAGCAAGCGCTGTAGTGGGAGATTGTCTGGATATAATGGGAAATACAGAAAGAAAAAATATTTACGGCCCAAATAATACAGAAGTTAAGAAAATAAAGGATATTGAAGATATAAATTCAAAATATTACTTACGTCTCAATGTAATTGATAAACCTGGAGTTTTACATACTATATCTGGCATATTAAGTAATTATGATATTAGTATAGAGTCTGTAAGCCAAAAGAAGAAAGATGAAGGTCAAGAAGTTCCTATTTTCATGGTAACACATGAAGCTCTTGAGAAAAATATCCGGAAATCTCTAAAAGAGATAGCAAATCTTGATTTTGTCAAAAAAGACACTCTATTTATCCGAGTTCTTTAA
- the cas4 gene encoding CRISPR-associated protein Cas4: MIRVSSISEFIYCPAKMYLKHTKDDNAQTQEMIAGKITQEIRRSYEEITKRNMWNIKENIDVDGIFNILFDEVPQFIENISNKHSRANKIDFEILNDLCNNLEEDLRLQSQLMALKIKGVLNNTNKRGIEISELFFPQSLLEFPLESEELNLRGIIDKVDIINGIYYPIETKTGIPPGNGVWLADALQIAAYAALIDYELNKEVLVGFVDYNKIAERRPVVINSILHNKLFEMLDSINEMLEKGKIPEFKIYKNKCKKCEYNEICDYAPKYA; encoded by the coding sequence ATGATAAGGGTTTCATCAATCTCAGAATTTATTTATTGTCCAGCAAAAATGTATTTAAAGCATACAAAAGATGATAATGCACAAACACAGGAAATGATCGCTGGAAAAATTACTCAAGAAATAAGAAGGAGTTACGAGGAAATAACAAAACGAAATATGTGGAATATAAAAGAAAATATTGATGTTGATGGTATTTTTAATATTTTATTTGATGAAGTCCCCCAATTTATAGAAAATATTTCAAATAAGCACTCCCGAGCGAATAAAATTGATTTCGAGATTTTAAATGATCTTTGCAATAATTTAGAAGAGGATCTAAGATTACAATCTCAATTAATGGCTTTAAAGATTAAAGGGGTTTTAAATAACACCAATAAGAGAGGAATTGAGATTTCAGAACTTTTTTTTCCACAATCTCTTTTAGAATTTCCTCTTGAAAGTGAAGAACTTAATTTGAGAGGCATTATTGATAAAGTAGATATAATCAATGGAATATATTATCCAATTGAGACAAAAACAGGTATACCTCCAGGTAACGGTGTTTGGCTCGCTGATGCCTTACAAATTGCTGCTTACGCTGCTTTAATAGACTATGAATTAAATAAAGAGGTTCTTGTTGGATTTGTGGATTATAATAAAATTGCAGAGAGAAGACCAGTTGTAATTAACTCTATTTTACATAATAAACTCTTTGAAATGCTTGATTCTATAAATGAAATGTTAGAGAAAGGTAAAATTCCAGAATTTAAAATATATAAAAATAAATGCAAAAAATGTGAATACAATGAAATCTGCGATTACGCACCTAAATATGCTTAG
- a CDS encoding cupin domain-containing protein, which produces MEDIKSKVLEVEGLIDYQEGSVVSREIIRKETGTVTIFAFDKGEGLSEHTAPFDAMVQIVDGVAKITISGKDNILNKGDMIIMPANEPHALKALEKYKMVLTMIRS; this is translated from the coding sequence ATGGAAGATATTAAATCTAAAGTTTTAGAAGTAGAGGGATTGATAGATTATCAGGAAGGCTCTGTTGTAAGCCGTGAAATCATAAGAAAAGAAACAGGAACTGTTACCATATTTGCATTTGATAAAGGAGAAGGTTTAAGCGAACATACTGCTCCTTTCGATGCAATGGTTCAAATTGTTGATGGTGTAGCAAAAATCACCATTTCAGGCAAAGATAACATCTTAAATAAAGGAGATATGATTATAATGCCTGCAAATGAGCCACATGCACTTAAGGCCCTTGAAAAATATAAAATGGTTCTTACAATGATAAGGTCATAA
- a CDS encoding ferredoxin, which translates to MAKVEIERVMCISCGNCIDNCPEIFEYGDDGLSTLKDGEIVGDNVEKELENPGCAKEAEESCPVSIIHVYE; encoded by the coding sequence ATGGCAAAAGTAGAAATTGAACGTGTAATGTGTATATCTTGTGGAAACTGTATTGATAACTGCCCTGAAATCTTTGAATATGGAGATGATGGACTTTCAACACTTAAAGACGGAGAAATAGTGGGAGATAATGTTGAAAAAGAATTAGAAAATCCCGGATGCGCAAAAGAGGCAGAAGAAAGCTGTCCAGTATCCATCATACATGTTTATGAATAA
- a CDS encoding DUF5612 domain-containing protein, translating to MGKIAITIKSENKPGVLRDITDLMAKCGMNITYIHLFIEKDSSASVYMELEGVRNAEDLTANIRKFKSVENIEIHPSLTEIYGKRIIIIGGGAQVAQVAHGAIVEADRHNIRGERISIDTIPLVGETELSDAVSAAGRLPRIEALVLAGSLMGGKISKAVKEIKKEHGVTVISLNMPGSVTEYADLVVTDPVQAGVMAVMAVADTANFNIKKIKGKRF from the coding sequence ATGGGAAAAATTGCAATAACAATAAAATCAGAAAATAAACCAGGTGTTTTAAGAGATATTACTGATTTAATGGCAAAATGTGGGATGAACATCACTTACATTCATCTTTTCATTGAAAAAGACAGCTCAGCTTCAGTATATATGGAACTGGAAGGCGTAAGAAATGCAGAAGATCTAACAGCTAATATAAGGAAGTTTAAATCAGTAGAAAATATCGAAATTCACCCTTCATTAACTGAAATATATGGAAAAAGAATTATAATAATTGGAGGCGGCGCACAAGTCGCCCAAGTAGCACATGGAGCAATAGTGGAAGCAGACAGACACAATATAAGAGGAGAACGTATTAGTATTGACACCATCCCTCTTGTAGGTGAAACTGAACTTTCAGATGCAGTATCTGCTGCAGGAAGACTTCCACGTATAGAAGCACTTGTTCTTGCAGGATCACTTATGGGGGGCAAAATCTCTAAAGCTGTAAAAGAAATTAAAAAAGAACACGGCGTTACAGTAATAAGCCTTAATATGCCTGGAAGTGTTACAGAATATGCAGATTTGGTAGTTACCGACCCTGTTCAAGCAGGAGTAATGGCCGTTATGGCTGTAGCTGATACAGCTAACTTTAATATTAAAAAAATTAAAGGAAAAAGATTTTAA
- a CDS encoding NAD(P)H-dependent oxidoreductase, translated as MDILVILGHPDKGSFNHAIAETVVAQLGKNGHEVIFHDLFAENFDPILLSKEIPKNAELTPLIEKHCQEISNAEGIIVIHPNWWGQPPAILKGWIDRVIRPGVAYEFLEGDSGEGIPNGLLKAETAIVFNTSNTSKERETDLFKDPLETIWKNCIFDLCGVNKFYRKIYRIVVTSTPQERALWLEDVGKTVDKYFPYKI; from the coding sequence ATGGACATACTCGTAATTTTAGGCCATCCAGATAAAGGAAGCTTTAATCATGCCATTGCAGAAACTGTCGTGGCCCAATTAGGAAAAAATGGACATGAAGTTATATTTCATGATTTATTCGCTGAAAATTTTGATCCAATCCTTTTAAGCAAAGAAATCCCTAAAAATGCAGAATTAACTCCATTAATTGAAAAACACTGTCAGGAAATTTCAAACGCTGAAGGAATAATCGTGATTCATCCCAACTGGTGGGGGCAGCCCCCTGCAATTTTAAAGGGATGGATAGACCGTGTAATACGTCCTGGAGTGGCTTATGAATTTTTAGAAGGAGATTCAGGAGAAGGCATTCCTAACGGTCTTTTAAAAGCCGAAACAGCTATTGTTTTTAACACTTCCAACACTTCAAAAGAAAGAGAAACAGATTTATTTAAAGACCCCTTAGAAACAATCTGGAAAAACTGTATCTTCGATCTTTGCGGTGTTAACAAGTTTTACAGGAAAATATACAGAATTGTGGTTACAAGCACTCCCCAAGAACGAGCATTATGGTTAGAAGACGTGGGAAAAACTGTTGATAAGTATTTCCCATATAAAATATAA
- a CDS encoding pyridoxamine 5'-phosphate oxidase family protein — translation MRRNDKEIKDKSTIERILNDAQVCRIALCNDNKPYIVPMNFGFKDNYIYIHSACEGRKIDIIKENNNVCFEVDIKHELVKSDKTCNWGMKYYSVIGFGKARFINDNNKKKEILNIIMQKYSENTQKTFEYSDSTLNKTALIQIKIEHITGKKSGY, via the coding sequence ATGAGGAGAAATGATAAAGAAATTAAAGACAAATCTACAATTGAAAGAATATTAAATGACGCTCAAGTATGTAGAATTGCCCTTTGTAATGATAATAAACCTTATATTGTTCCAATGAACTTCGGTTTTAAAGATAATTACATTTACATTCATTCAGCTTGTGAAGGGCGTAAAATAGACATTATAAAAGAAAACAACAACGTATGTTTCGAAGTAGATATTAAACATGAGTTAGTAAAATCAGATAAAACCTGTAATTGGGGAATGAAATATTATAGTGTCATTGGATTTGGAAAAGCAAGATTTATTAATGATAATAATAAAAAAAAGGAAATATTAAACATTATAATGCAAAAATATAGTGAAAATACCCAAAAAACATTTGAATATTCTGATTCTACGTTGAATAAAACAGCCCTAATCCAAATTAAAATAGAACATATTACTGGGAAAAAATCAGGATATTAA
- a CDS encoding PAS domain-containing protein yields the protein MRENKYGGKFEDLRMKAEESLTEKKGPSTNLVLEIDELIHELEVHQIELEMQNEDLIKTQIELEASRKDYYELYDFAPVGYLILDKKGIIKRINLAGAKILGKPRKYLIDEAFIRFIAPSYQKTFHDHIQEIKKTHLKKQCQIELITANEIPLFVSLDTVVVFNEKGDYKEFRIILTDISENKKMEREMENSLKEKELLLKEIHHRVKNNMQIISSLLNLQKNYVEGEESLNILQESQNRVKSMAMIHEKLYKSKKLTHINIKDYIQSLVSDLSYFYGAIENNINAITEIDDIKLNLETAIPFGLIINELVSNSLKYAFTNKKQGEIKVSFKTHGQKYELIISDDGIGIPKDIDFKNTDSLGLQLVNNLIDQLDGEIEIEKTHGTKFKIKFKELKYETRI from the coding sequence ATGAGGGAAAACAAGTACGGGGGAAAGTTTGAAGACCTCCGCATGAAAGCAGAAGAATCATTAACCGAAAAAAAGGGACCTTCAACTAATCTAGTGCTTGAAATTGATGAACTTATCCACGAATTAGAAGTTCACCAGATTGAGCTTGAGATGCAGAATGAAGACCTTATAAAAACTCAGATTGAGTTAGAAGCTTCAAGAAAGGATTATTATGAACTATATGATTTCGCCCCTGTAGGCTATTTGATTCTTGATAAAAAAGGGATTATAAAGAGAATAAACCTTGCTGGAGCTAAAATTCTGGGAAAACCCCGAAAATACCTGATTGATGAAGCTTTTATCCGTTTTATAGCACCTTCTTATCAAAAAACATTTCATGATCACATTCAAGAAATCAAAAAAACCCACCTTAAAAAACAATGCCAAATCGAGTTGATAACCGCAAATGAAATTCCTCTTTTTGTCTCCTTAGATACTGTTGTTGTTTTTAATGAAAAAGGAGATTATAAAGAATTTAGAATCATATTAACTGACATCAGTGAAAATAAAAAAATGGAGAGGGAGATGGAAAATTCCTTAAAAGAGAAGGAGTTACTCCTTAAAGAGATCCATCATCGAGTGAAAAACAATATGCAAATCATCTCCAGTCTTTTGAATCTTCAAAAAAATTATGTTGAAGGCGAAGAATCTTTAAATATACTACAAGAAAGCCAAAATCGAGTTAAATCCATGGCCATGATCCATGAAAAACTGTACAAATCAAAGAAATTAACCCATATTAATATTAAAGATTATATTCAAAGTTTAGTTTCAGATTTGTCCTACTTTTACGGCGCTATAGAAAACAATATCAACGCCATTACAGAAATTGATGACATTAAACTAAATCTTGAAACAGCAATTCCCTTTGGCCTAATCATCAATGAACTCGTCTCCAACAGCCTAAAATACGCATTCACCAACAAAAAACAGGGAGAAATCAAAGTATCCTTTAAAACTCACGGCCAAAAATATGAACTAATCATCAGCGATGATGGAATAGGAATCCCCAAAGACATTGACTTTAAAAACACAGATTCACTTGGTCTGCAACTGGTAAATAATTTAATTGATCAACTTGATGGGGAGATTGAAATTGAAAAAACCCATGGAACTAAATTTAAGATTAAATTTAAAGAATTAAAGTATGAAACACGGATCTAA